The Prosthecobacter algae genome includes a window with the following:
- the lpxD gene encoding UDP-3-O-(3-hydroxymyristoyl)glucosamine N-acyltransferase: MNIALSELAELLGGQLLTGSPDTRITGFASLKEAAAGDLSFFYDARYRDKLAATHATAVLVPKGLEGCPEKVACIAVEDPSRAFEKVVDTYGFHAAAFEAGIHPRAVIAEGVKADLSKISVAACAVIETGAEIGDGAEIGAGCFVGRNAVIGAGTKLFANVTVHEACELGERVILHSGVVIGADGFGYEFEKGRHRKVRQAGIVQIDNDVEIGAGTMVDRARFGRTWIGEGTKIDNLVQIGHNVVIGKHCILVAGTAIAGSAIIGDYVVIAAQSGVAGHVSVGSFVTLGGRSGVTKDIPAGKATYMGFPAVPVMDERRRLASINRLPHLSARVKALEKDGAEEES, encoded by the coding sequence ATGAACATCGCCCTTTCCGAATTGGCTGAACTTTTGGGAGGTCAACTTCTCACTGGCAGTCCAGACACCCGCATCACCGGCTTCGCTTCTCTTAAAGAAGCCGCAGCCGGGGACCTGAGCTTTTTTTATGATGCCCGTTATCGGGATAAGCTGGCGGCCACCCATGCCACAGCGGTACTGGTGCCCAAGGGGCTGGAGGGCTGCCCGGAGAAGGTGGCCTGCATCGCGGTAGAGGATCCTTCCCGCGCCTTTGAAAAAGTGGTGGATACCTATGGCTTCCACGCAGCGGCTTTTGAGGCAGGCATTCATCCTCGTGCCGTCATTGCGGAAGGTGTGAAGGCGGACCTCAGCAAGATCTCCGTGGCAGCCTGTGCGGTGATCGAAACCGGGGCCGAAATTGGCGATGGGGCGGAAATTGGTGCGGGCTGTTTTGTCGGTCGCAATGCCGTTATCGGCGCTGGGACGAAGCTGTTTGCGAATGTGACCGTGCATGAGGCCTGCGAACTGGGCGAGCGTGTGATCCTGCACTCCGGCGTGGTCATTGGTGCGGATGGTTTCGGCTACGAATTTGAAAAAGGCCGTCATCGCAAAGTGCGTCAGGCGGGCATTGTACAGATCGACAACGATGTGGAAATCGGTGCCGGGACCATGGTGGACCGCGCTCGTTTTGGCCGCACCTGGATCGGTGAAGGCACAAAGATTGATAACCTGGTGCAGATCGGTCACAACGTGGTCATCGGGAAGCATTGCATCCTCGTCGCCGGCACGGCCATTGCAGGCAGTGCGATCATTGGCGACTACGTCGTCATTGCCGCGCAGTCCGGCGTGGCGGGGCATGTGAGTGTGGGCTCCTTTGTGACCTTGGGCGGGCGCAGTGGGGTGACGAAAGACATCCCTGCGGGCAAGGCCACCTACATGGGCTTCCCGGCGGTGCCGGTGATGGATGAACGCCGCCGTCTGGCCAGCATCAATCGCCTGCCGCATCTCTCCGCCCGTGTGAAGGCCCTGGAGAAAGACGGTGCCGAGGAAGAAAGTTGA